GCGTAAGCCCGGAGCGTTTCCGGCGAGTAATTCCGGTTGTATTGCAGGTGTTCCAGGAAATTCTTAACGTAATCGGCCATAAATATTCTTACTGCCGGTCTTCGATTCTCAGTTATCTTATCGGCAAAAACAGCCGGTCCGGCTCAGGAATTAGCCGTAAACCAAAATCCGCCGGAACGGCCCGGCGCCATTCCTGCATTAAACGCGCTTTCGCAGAGATATCGGCAATAACCGGTATTTTTGCTTGACAAATTTAATAATATTAGCATTATGCAACTATGCGCAGGAAAATAATACTCGCCTTAGGATTGATTGCCTTAATCTCAACCAATATAATCTTATCATCGGCCGATGATGCCGAGCTGGCCGGAGCCGTCTACCAATCCGGCCTGAACGCCTTTAAGCAAAACAAGTTCGATGATGCCGCCCAAAAATTCGCCCGGGCGCTGGAATACAAAAGCGATTATACCGAGGCTATGTTCAAGCTGGCCGAGTGCCACGAAAAACTCCGTAATAGCCAGCAGGCCGTCCGGTATTACCGCCAATCGGCCCGGCAGGTTGCCTCCAAAACCGACTCCTCCACGGAAGAACGCAACATCCTCCAGCAATCGCGTAAAGTGCTTGAAAAACTCGATGTCCGCGGCACCCAGTTCAATACCGCCAAATCCAAGCAAATTGACATCCTGCTCAAGATGGCCAACGACTGCGCCGGACGAAAGTACTTTGGCTTCGCCCGCAGGATTTACGAACAGATACTGATTATCGACCCCGGCAACAAAACCGCCGCCGACGCCATGGAAAAACTGGCCGCCGGCCAACCGGTCGAAAGCCCGGATTCCAAAACCGCCGGCAAGGCCAAATCAGTATTCAACGGCAAAAACCTGGACGGCTGGCAGTTCGACAGCAACATCTGGCTTAACCTCTGGTCTATCGAGGAAGGCTGCCTGGCATTCAACAAAAAACCCTTGTCGCCCAAGGCCGGACCCAGCCTCGAGCCCAGCGCCCTGAAACTCGCCGGACAACTGCCGGACAACTACGTCATGTCAATGGAAATGTTCATCGAAAAGCGCCTGCCGTCCGCGCGCGAATGCTGTATCAGCTTCCTTTACGGCGAATCCAAAATACCACAGGGCCAGGCCAATATCATCACCATGCAACGGGCCAAGATAAACTTCGAAAAGACCGGCATCTGGGAAAAGATAAAATTTACCAAGAAAGGCAACGAATACGCCATCGAAGGCGCCAACACCAAGAAATTCAACGGCGTCTTCGAACCCTACAATACCCAATGCATCGGCTTTTACATCCACGGCTTCGTCGTCAAAATCCGCAATATCACCGTCAAGGAAACTCAATAGGATACTACCCACCAATAGAGTTTCCATCTTTTTTCATCCCTTCGTGCTTTCGTGGTAAAAAAAGGCTGGACTAAAAATAGTATTCTCTGTGTTCTCCGTGTCCTCAGTGGTTAAATAGCGGCACTCTTATCTTAAAAACCTACTCGCCTTGGCGAAAAGATGCACCCAGAGCGGGCTGGTCCGCCTAATAAGGTGGGCCGATGACAGGTTGTGTTTGAACTCCTGGGCTGATGTAAACGGCTCGATTTCCACGCAGGCCGCCCCGTATTCGGACCGGGTATGCGCGTCACTGCCGGCCGTAATGACCTTGTTATGAAGTTGTGCAAATCGTCTGGCCTCGTCGTTATCGGCGCTGAAAAGGTTGCGCGCATTGAATCCCTCGATGATGTCCACCTGCCCGGCTATCCGTTTCAGGGCCTCGAAACTGAGTCGCGACTTGCGTAGGCGGCAGAACGGGTGCGGCACGCCCACCAGACCGCCCTGGGCCTTTATCCGGTTGATGGTTTCCTCCGGAGACAGCCCGGCCGAAATGGGCTGAGTCAGGAAGAATCCGATAATCTCGCCCTCGGCCGTATGGATTTCTTCGGACACGATGACCGTAAACCCGGCCGGAGCCATGGCTTTGAGTGCCAGCGCGCCGGTGATGGTATTATGGTCGGTCACGGCCAGGCCGTCCAGGTGCTTTTGCCGGGCCACCCTAAGGACGTTAGCCAGGGACAGCGTCCCGTCCGGTGAATAATTGGTATGGACATGGCAATCAATCCTCATCGTCCATAGATTAACACGAATAAACACGAATGACTACTAATTTAGATATTTAATTTAAGTAAGCGGACCCGCCTGACTGACGCCCACCCGGATGAATATCCGTTCGGACGGGTAGTCGGACAGGTTTAGCAGATATTGCAGATAAGTATAAATAATAAGGGCGCTGGGATTAGCCCAGCGCCCACCTTCGTGTCAATTCGAATTTATTCGTGCATATTCGTGTTTATTCTAGGTATCCGCGTAACCAAATATTTATCGAAGTGAACACGCCATTCTTTCTTAGTGCTACTAGGAACAACGTGACGTAGAGGCAGTGCGTAGCCTCCTGGAAGGACTTAGATCCAGATGTACCCCGCCTTGGCGGGGTTAATCTTTTATCATCTGAACAGAGCCTATTAGGAACAGTTCGACCAACGGGAGTTACTGTCCCTTATCCCGAGCGTAGTCTCGGGGTCTATTCAATGTATCCCTTAACCCATATGTTCGTAGATGTGAACACACCCGATTTGGTTATCAGCACCTTAATCATCCGTGTCCCATCAGTGGCAAGAGTGGCTTCCTTATACGCATTATTATTCACCCCTACCGTGTTCTGCCATATAAAATGTATAGTACTTGACCCATAATCCGCACCGGACCGTCTGCCAAGAACCGTGAGTATCTGCTCCATCCCGACCGGGACGCTCATTGCGTTCAACTGCATCTCCAATATTACAGCAGTCGCCGTAACCGGAATCACCGCCGACAGGTCTATGAGCTGGTCCACATCCGTCATCGAGTTCTCGGAGAACACCAAGGTTTGAGACGGCAACAGGGTCAACTGCATCCCGCCCGCACCGCCGGTAGGCGGAGCTATCCAATTGAATTTACCCGTCGCCGCATCGAAAGACAGAATCTGCCCGTCCGTAGGCGGAGCCAGGTTATAGAGCAGTTCGTGGTTGATGGATGCCAGCGCAATCTTGACCCAATCAACGGCCCGGTCGGCAATCTTTCCGTTGGTAATACTTGTCTCTGCCAACTTGTCTCCGGTCACAGCCAGGTCTGCTATCTCGTCCGTCGCCACTGGCGGAACGAGCGGCCTCGTGACACCGCCAGCCATCGGTTTCCATTCCAGCTTGAGTTGTGCCGCATTGTATGTAGGAACCTCACCGTCTGCCGGAGAATCTATCGCCGCTAATTTGGTCGGGGTGACTTCGCCCGCGCCGATTTTGGATGAAGTAACCGCGCCTTCGTTGAGTTTGATGGATGTAACCGAGTGGGTGTCCAATTTATCAGGGGTTATGGCGCCATCGGCGATTTTCTGAGCCACTATCGCCCCATCGGCTATCTTAGCCGTACCAACGGCATTATCGGGCAAAGGCGTAAGGGTAATGTCCGGACCGAGCTTAGCCGCGGTCACGGCACCGTCGGAGATATCATCGGTCTGGACCTGCCCGGCTCCGATATCGGCTCCGGTAATGGTCTCATCCTTAATCTTAGCCGTGGTCACGGAATTATCGGCAATCTTATCTTCCGTGACTGCCTGTTCCGAAATCTGGGGCGAGGTCACCTCGCCATTTGCGTATCTGTGTCTGAACATATAGTTAACCCCCTTTTTAACACGAATTACACGAATAGGACTAATCCCGCTAATATTTTTTATTCGTGCCCTTCGTATTATTAGTAACATTCGAGTTCTAATTAAAGTGCGGTCGGGGACGCCCCGCCCGTGCGAAGCGTCCCACTCGCACTGCCATACTAAATCAGCACTATCCTTGCCCTGAGTTTGAGCG
This Candidatus Brocadiia bacterium DNA region includes the following protein-coding sequences:
- a CDS encoding PHP domain-containing protein, giving the protein MRIDCHVHTNYSPDGTLSLANVLRVARQKHLDGLAVTDHNTITGALALKAMAPAGFTVIVSEEIHTAEGEIIGFFLTQPISAGLSPEETINRIKAQGGLVGVPHPFCRLRKSRLSFEALKRIAGQVDIIEGFNARNLFSADNDEARRFAQLHNKVITAGSDAHTRSEYGAACVEIEPFTSAQEFKHNLSSAHLIRRTSPLWVHLFAKASRFLR
- a CDS encoding tetratricopeptide repeat protein; protein product: MRRKIILALGLIALISTNIILSSADDAELAGAVYQSGLNAFKQNKFDDAAQKFARALEYKSDYTEAMFKLAECHEKLRNSQQAVRYYRQSARQVASKTDSSTEERNILQQSRKVLEKLDVRGTQFNTAKSKQIDILLKMANDCAGRKYFGFARRIYEQILIIDPGNKTAADAMEKLAAGQPVESPDSKTAGKAKSVFNGKNLDGWQFDSNIWLNLWSIEEGCLAFNKKPLSPKAGPSLEPSALKLAGQLPDNYVMSMEMFIEKRLPSARECCISFLYGESKIPQGQANIITMQRAKINFEKTGIWEKIKFTKKGNEYAIEGANTKKFNGVFEPYNTQCIGFYIHGFVVKIRNITVKETQ